A stretch of Bradyrhizobium sp. AZCC 2262 DNA encodes these proteins:
- a CDS encoding response regulator yields the protein MATASPNILVVEDDRETRTLIAKYLRTNACNVTTANDGREMARAMADRRVDLLILDVMLPGEDGLSLCRKVRAESQMPIIMLTARGEDVDRILGLEMGADDYLAKPFNPRELLARINAVLRRQASAQTVSATDGATALSFLGWRIDFRLRELRNPAGARVAMTSAEFDLLRTFCERPGRVLSRDSLLDLTQGRNVGSFERSIDVLVSRIRRKIEPDPLDPTMIKTVRSCGYMFTPTVDTVTPPADSRS from the coding sequence ATGGCCACGGCATCGCCGAACATTCTTGTCGTCGAAGACGATCGCGAGACGCGGACGCTGATCGCGAAATATCTGCGTACCAACGCCTGCAATGTGACGACGGCAAACGACGGACGCGAAATGGCGCGGGCGATGGCCGACCGTCGCGTCGATCTTCTTATCCTCGACGTCATGCTGCCCGGCGAGGATGGCCTCAGCCTGTGCCGCAAGGTTCGCGCAGAGTCGCAAATGCCCATCATCATGCTGACCGCGCGCGGCGAGGACGTCGATCGGATTCTCGGGTTGGAAATGGGCGCCGACGACTACCTTGCCAAACCGTTCAATCCGCGCGAATTGCTGGCCCGGATCAACGCCGTGCTTCGCCGCCAGGCATCCGCCCAGACCGTCAGCGCCACCGATGGCGCAACCGCCCTCAGCTTTCTGGGGTGGCGGATCGATTTCAGGTTGCGGGAGCTTCGCAATCCAGCCGGCGCGCGGGTTGCGATGACCAGCGCCGAATTCGATCTGCTGCGTACCTTCTGCGAGCGGCCAGGCCGCGTGCTGTCGCGCGACAGCCTGCTCGATCTCACCCAGGGCCGCAACGTCGGCTCATTCGAGCGAAGCATCGATGTGCTGGTGAGCCGTATCCGGCGCAAGATCGAACCCGATCCACTAGACCCCACCATGATTAAGACGGTGCGTTCCTGCGGCTACATGTTCACCCCCACGGTGGATACGGTCACACCCCCAGCAGACAGCCGATCATGA